One segment of Haloplanus natans DSM 17983 DNA contains the following:
- a CDS encoding DUF7544 domain-containing protein, translated as MPSRWYAFAALSDARDATEELLRPIDRGRWLRLALIALFVGVGGGVPTGGSNVNVPSGGGGGGVPSDVPAPSIPEVGTAVTIVAGIVLLILLLALVWSLVGAIMEFVLIVGLRDREVSIRDPFGANVRPGFRLFGFRLVVGLVSLLVIGLPLLAVFGFGIGVSPAFLVLLVPLVIVFGVVALVGSVVLGLTTDFVVPTMLAEGVGVLDGWRRLWPTLRAEWKQVGLYVVAKFVLGIAVGLAVSLVVLLAALIVAIPFVIVGALLYFAVHAAGATTVGLVIGGVLVALFVLVMIVVGLIVQVPALTFVRYYSLSVLGMLVPELDLVGVDRPDEGGDGDDTGSEENGDDGDDGDDTGSEENGDDAVRTGTYRPSSWRRSVVSMSG; from the coding sequence ATGCCCTCCCGCTGGTACGCCTTCGCCGCCCTCTCGGACGCCCGTGACGCGACCGAAGAGCTCCTCCGACCCATCGACCGCGGCCGGTGGCTTCGACTCGCCCTGATCGCCCTCTTCGTCGGCGTCGGCGGCGGCGTCCCGACCGGCGGGAGCAATGTCAACGTCCCGTCGGGCGGTGGTGGGGGCGGCGTCCCGTCGGACGTTCCCGCCCCGTCGATACCGGAGGTCGGCACGGCCGTCACGATCGTGGCCGGGATCGTCCTCCTGATCCTCCTGTTGGCGCTCGTCTGGAGCCTCGTCGGCGCCATCATGGAGTTCGTCCTGATCGTCGGCCTCCGCGACCGCGAGGTGTCGATCCGCGACCCGTTCGGCGCGAACGTCCGACCCGGCTTCCGGCTGTTCGGGTTCCGACTCGTCGTCGGTCTGGTGAGTCTGCTGGTGATCGGCCTGCCGCTTCTCGCGGTGTTCGGGTTCGGCATCGGCGTCTCGCCCGCCTTCCTCGTCCTCCTCGTCCCGCTGGTGATCGTGTTCGGCGTCGTCGCCCTCGTCGGGAGCGTCGTCCTCGGCCTGACGACGGACTTCGTGGTGCCGACGATGCTGGCCGAGGGCGTGGGCGTCCTCGACGGCTGGCGGCGCCTCTGGCCGACGCTCCGTGCCGAGTGGAAGCAGGTCGGACTCTACGTCGTCGCGAAGTTCGTCCTCGGTATCGCGGTGGGCCTCGCCGTCTCGCTGGTCGTCCTGCTGGCGGCGCTGATCGTCGCGATTCCGTTCGTCATCGTGGGCGCGCTCCTGTATTTCGCCGTCCACGCCGCCGGCGCCACCACCGTCGGACTGGTGATCGGCGGCGTCCTAGTCGCCCTGTTCGTTCTCGTGATGATCGTCGTCGGCCTGATCGTGCAGGTGCCGGCACTCACGTTCGTCCGCTACTACTCGCTGTCGGTGCTCGGTATGCTCGTGCCCGAACTCGATCTGGTCGGGGTCGACCGACCGGACGAGGGTGGTGACGGTGACGACACCGGATCGGAGGAGAACGGTGACGACGGAGACGACGGCGACGACACCGGATCGGAGGAAAACGGAGACGACGCCGTCCGAACGGGTACTTACCGGCCCTCTTCCTGGAGGCGCTCGGTCGTCTCGATGAGCGGGTGA
- a CDS encoding CBS pair associated ParBc domain-containing protein — MAANATVEDYMTRDVATVSPDDTVAEVSRRIIESDGHTGFPVTDGRHVEGFISARDLLAADENARVFTVMATDLVVAHPEMKINDAARVILRSGIQKLPVVDDAGNLVGIISNTDVIRSQIERATPEKVGKLMHTLEEIHEIEVEEERREVDLSALTPTQSRVYADELQGRSYELEHGLAEPLVVIDNAGTLLLADGHHRVMAANRLDIEEMDAYVIVVDAAEELELGMQRTAEKEGLETIDDISVVDYARHPLIETTERLQEEGR, encoded by the coding sequence ATGGCCGCGAACGCGACAGTCGAAGACTACATGACACGTGACGTGGCGACGGTGTCGCCGGACGACACCGTCGCCGAGGTGTCACGTCGTATTATCGAGAGCGACGGTCACACGGGCTTTCCGGTGACCGACGGCCGGCACGTCGAGGGGTTCATCAGCGCTCGGGATCTGCTGGCCGCCGACGAAAACGCACGGGTGTTCACCGTGATGGCCACCGACCTCGTGGTCGCCCACCCCGAGATGAAGATCAACGACGCCGCGCGGGTGATCCTCCGTTCCGGCATCCAGAAACTCCCCGTCGTCGACGACGCGGGCAACCTCGTCGGGATCATCTCGAACACCGACGTGATCCGGAGTCAGATCGAGCGTGCGACCCCCGAGAAGGTGGGGAAACTCATGCACACCCTCGAAGAGATCCACGAAATCGAGGTCGAGGAGGAGCGCCGGGAGGTCGATCTCTCGGCGCTCACGCCAACCCAGTCCCGGGTGTACGCCGACGAGTTACAGGGCCGGAGCTACGAACTCGAACACGGACTGGCCGAACCGCTGGTCGTCATCGACAACGCGGGAACGCTCCTCCTGGCCGACGGCCACCATCGTGTCATGGCCGCCAACCGCCTCGATATCGAGGAGATGGACGCCTACGTCATCGTCGTCGACGCCGCCGAGGAACTCGAACTCGGGATGCAACGCACCGCAGAGAAGGAGGGGTTAGAAACCATCGACGACATCTCAGTCGTCGACTACGCCCGTCACCCGCTCATCGAGACGACCGAGCGCCTCCAGGAAGAGGGCCGGTAA
- a CDS encoding DHH family phosphoesterase, whose protein sequence is MVRRLVLGCGRTGETVVGVVSTWGGELRVVVPDEARVETLDGIADGVVRGDPADPATYPDATDIVLVLGEDADHNLAAARQARETFPDALIVACGGGGGADVTAPLADVADRIVDSRGLVAETFLDAVTGEGADRVRRLLSVVRDIDGRLAVVMHDNPDPDAIASALALASVVETAGIDADACYFGDISHQENRALVNLLDIDLRNFETPDEIDEYAGVALVDHSRPGVNDGLDPETEVDVVIDHHPPRAPVEARYVDLRSDVGATSTLLAEYLDRLGVTPDRTIATALLYGIRIDTRDFTREAVDSDFEAAAFLLPHVDESVLDRVEEPSMSPDVLATLSAAIRNRRLRGDVLTTGVGRIRDRDALAQAADKLLDMEGVRIAVVHGFRDGTIYVSGRARGTDVDLGEVLRDALGSIGSAGGHADMAGAQIPLGILGSVEEASTESLASVVDDVIAGRLFEVLSDPPSAPRRDPAAADIAFEFPLAEE, encoded by the coding sequence ATGGTGAGGCGGCTCGTTCTCGGGTGTGGCCGCACCGGTGAGACCGTCGTCGGCGTCGTCTCGACGTGGGGCGGCGAACTCAGAGTCGTCGTTCCGGACGAGGCTCGGGTCGAAACGCTCGACGGCATCGCCGACGGCGTCGTTCGGGGCGATCCGGCGGATCCGGCGACGTACCCCGACGCGACCGACATCGTTCTGGTGCTCGGTGAGGACGCCGACCACAATCTCGCCGCCGCGCGACAGGCCCGCGAGACGTTTCCCGACGCCCTGATCGTCGCCTGTGGCGGGGGGGGCGGGGCCGACGTGACCGCCCCGCTCGCCGACGTGGCCGATCGGATCGTCGACTCGCGGGGGCTCGTCGCCGAGACGTTTCTCGATGCGGTGACCGGCGAGGGGGCCGATCGCGTCCGCCGGCTGTTGAGCGTCGTCCGCGACATCGACGGTCGGCTCGCGGTCGTGATGCACGACAACCCCGACCCCGACGCCATCGCGTCGGCGCTCGCGCTCGCGAGCGTCGTGGAGACGGCCGGCATCGACGCCGACGCCTGTTATTTCGGCGATATCTCACACCAGGAGAACCGGGCACTGGTGAACCTGCTCGACATCGATCTTCGGAACTTCGAGACGCCCGACGAAATCGACGAGTACGCTGGCGTCGCCCTCGTCGACCACTCGCGGCCGGGCGTGAACGACGGCCTCGATCCGGAGACCGAGGTGGACGTGGTGATCGATCACCACCCGCCACGGGCGCCCGTCGAAGCACGGTACGTCGACCTGCGAAGCGACGTGGGTGCGACCAGCACGCTCCTCGCGGAGTATCTGGATCGACTCGGCGTGACGCCCGACCGAACCATCGCGACTGCGCTCCTGTACGGCATCCGGATCGACACGCGGGACTTCACCCGCGAGGCGGTCGATTCGGACTTCGAGGCGGCCGCGTTCCTCCTGCCACACGTCGACGAGTCGGTGCTCGACCGCGTCGAGGAGCCGAGCATGAGCCCGGATGTGCTCGCGACGCTCTCGGCGGCGATCCGCAACCGCCGGCTACGGGGCGACGTGCTCACGACCGGGGTCGGCCGGATTCGTGACCGCGATGCCCTCGCCCAGGCGGCCGATAAACTCCTCGATATGGAGGGGGTCCGTATCGCCGTCGTTCACGGATTCAGGGACGGGACCATATACGTGTCCGGCCGGGCGCGCGGCACCGACGTGGACCTCGGCGAGGTGTTGCGGGACGCCCTCGGCTCCATCGGGAGCGCCGGCGGTCACGCCGACATGGCGGGCGCACAGATCCCGCTCGGCATCCTCGGGTCGGTCGAGGAAGCGTCGACCGAGTCGCTGGCGAGCGTCGTCGACGACGTGATCGCCGGGCGGCTTTTCGAGGTGCTGTCGGACCCGCCGAGCGCGCCGCGGCGCGATCCCGCGGCGGCCGATATCGCGTTCGAGTTCCCACTGGCCGAGGAGTAG
- a CDS encoding DUF7522 family protein yields the protein MSDNRDLIGPSLEEQLVSACRTAVGDSLRSITYFTPDAYEQVYLRSDLEADADLAASVEHEAAGFRTQVAYADSELGNYQYTLRVFENGFVTRVIDGERGVFVTTDGITVLRSKEVTEAIRSTLRAGATAD from the coding sequence ATGAGTGATAACCGTGATCTGATCGGCCCGTCCCTCGAGGAGCAGCTAGTGAGCGCCTGTCGGACTGCCGTCGGGGACAGTTTGCGGAGCATCACGTATTTTACGCCCGATGCGTACGAGCAGGTGTATCTCCGATCGGATCTGGAGGCCGACGCCGACCTGGCGGCGTCGGTCGAACACGAGGCGGCCGGATTTCGCACCCAGGTGGCCTACGCGGACAGCGAACTCGGCAACTACCAGTATACGCTCCGGGTGTTCGAGAACGGCTTCGTCACGCGCGTCATCGACGGCGAACGCGGCGTGTTCGTGACGACGGACGGGATCACCGTCCTCAGATCGAAGGAAGTGACGGAGGCGATTCGGTCGACGCTACGAGCGGGGGCGACGGCCGACTGA
- a CDS encoding NADH-quinone oxidoreductase subunit N, which produces MIPIQTQLPTWTAVAPTLLLGLTALVLLIVDSIDPDSTRPTALAGISALGSVAALGVAGWFLLAGTGQEGGAIELYGGSIVVDGMSLFFTVIFASVAAMVSLASFDYLRDRTYQAEFYSLVMLAATGMSLMGSSGSLATVFVSLELASLPSYALVAFLKKNRGSVEAGLKYFLIGAVSSAVFAFGISLVYAVTGSLLLTDVAAAIGSAGDLVGVAGIGIVMIAGGFAFKTASVPFHFWAPEAYEGAPAPISAFLSSASKAAGFAVAFRVFAVAFPIDSVVPMGVDWPLLFAVLAVVTMTLGNFAAATQENVKRMLAYSSVGHAGYALIGLAALSGGGPNGAVMGASMAHLLVYGFMNTGAFLFIAMVEHWGIGRTFEDYNGLARQAPVACLAMTVFMFSLAGLPPFGGFLSKYALFYEAIQGGFWWLAAVGAINSALSLFYYSRVVKAMWIEDPSGSFDLGATPLGIYVAVLVAAVGTLVLLPAFGPVVETAQSAATALFA; this is translated from the coding sequence ATGATCCCGATTCAGACCCAACTGCCGACCTGGACGGCCGTCGCGCCGACGCTGTTGCTCGGCCTGACGGCGCTCGTCCTCCTGATCGTGGACAGTATCGACCCGGACTCGACGCGGCCGACGGCGCTCGCCGGCATCTCGGCGCTCGGGAGCGTCGCGGCCCTCGGCGTCGCCGGCTGGTTCCTGCTCGCCGGCACCGGCCAGGAGGGCGGCGCAATCGAACTCTACGGTGGCTCCATCGTCGTCGACGGGATGAGCCTGTTTTTCACCGTCATCTTCGCCAGCGTCGCCGCGATGGTGTCGCTCGCGAGTTTCGACTACCTGCGCGACCGCACGTACCAGGCGGAGTTCTACTCCCTGGTGATGCTGGCCGCGACGGGGATGAGCCTCATGGGCTCGTCGGGGTCGCTGGCGACGGTCTTCGTCAGCCTCGAACTCGCTTCGCTCCCCTCGTACGCGCTCGTGGCCTTCCTCAAGAAGAACCGCGGGAGCGTCGAGGCGGGACTGAAGTACTTCCTCATCGGCGCCGTCTCCTCGGCGGTGTTCGCGTTCGGTATCTCGCTGGTGTACGCCGTCACCGGTTCGCTCCTGTTGACTGACGTGGCGGCGGCTATCGGCTCGGCGGGTGACCTCGTGGGCGTCGCGGGCATCGGCATCGTGATGATCGCCGGCGGCTTCGCGTTCAAGACGGCGTCTGTGCCCTTCCACTTCTGGGCGCCGGAGGCGTACGAGGGCGCCCCCGCCCCGATCAGCGCCTTCCTCTCGTCGGCGTCGAAGGCGGCCGGCTTCGCCGTTGCCTTCCGCGTGTTCGCCGTTGCCTTCCCCATCGACTCGGTCGTTCCGATGGGCGTCGACTGGCCGCTGCTCTTTGCGGTCCTCGCCGTCGTCACGATGACGCTCGGCAACTTCGCGGCGGCGACCCAGGAGAACGTCAAGCGGATGCTCGCGTACTCCTCGGTGGGGCACGCGGGCTACGCGCTGATCGGCCTCGCGGCGCTCTCGGGCGGCGGCCCCAACGGCGCCGTGATGGGCGCGAGCATGGCCCACCTCCTCGTCTACGGCTTCATGAACACGGGCGCGTTCCTGTTCATCGCCATGGTCGAACACTGGGGTATCGGCCGCACCTTCGAGGACTACAACGGTCTCGCGAGACAGGCGCCGGTCGCCTGTCTCGCGATGACCGTCTTCATGTTCTCGCTGGCCGGTCTGCCGCCCTTCGGCGGTTTCCTCTCGAAGTACGCCCTGTTCTACGAGGCGATCCAGGGCGGCTTCTGGTGGCTCGCCGCCGTCGGCGCCATCAACAGCGCGCTGTCGCTGTTCTACTACTCCAGAGTGGTGAAAGCCATGTGGATCGAGGACCCGTCCGGCTCCTTCGACCTCGGCGCGACGCCCCTCGGCATCTACGTCGCGGTGCTGGTCGCCGCCGTCGGAACGCTCGTCCTCCTGCCGGCGTTCGGGCCCGTCGTCGAGACGGCCCAGAGCGCGGCGACGGCGCTGTTCGCCTGA
- a CDS encoding complex I subunit 4 family protein has translation MIIEALIAVTFIAAFVVMLAPDEVAGRLAAALSLLPVVGSLYMWSRFDATGNALMGGSVAFETIVPWLELGGYTLSWHVGVDGISLPLVVLTTILSTLAIVSAWTPIDDRQSQFYGLMLFMEANLLGVFTALDFFVWFVFWEAVLLPMYFLIGVWGGPRRKYAAIKFFVYTNIASLAMFIGFIALVFGLGDSVSSLDMPAIAQALRAGELGSLYGIPAGTLRSVAFVAMFLGFAVKVPIVPFHTWLPDAHVEAPSPVSVMLAGVLLKMGTYALLRFNFTMLPETATAFAVPIALIAVISVIYGAMLALAQQDLKRIVAYSSVSSMGYVILGLIAYTTYGVGGATFQMIAHGLISGLMFMSVGVIYNTTHTRMVGDMSGMADRMPVTTGILIAGAFGYMGLPLMAGFAGEFFIFKGAFESTVTAGMPLFTAAAMFGIVIVAGYLLLAMQRTLFGSFRLETDYEVGPAALHETVPLAILLVTIIVLGVAPDLFFGMIQDAVNPLLDFGGEFS, from the coding sequence ATGATCATCGAAGCACTGATCGCCGTCACGTTTATCGCCGCGTTCGTCGTCATGCTGGCCCCCGACGAGGTGGCCGGCCGACTCGCCGCGGCACTGAGCCTGCTCCCCGTGGTCGGGAGCCTCTACATGTGGAGTCGATTCGACGCGACGGGCAACGCCCTCATGGGCGGGTCGGTCGCGTTCGAGACGATCGTGCCGTGGCTGGAACTCGGTGGCTACACCCTCAGCTGGCACGTCGGCGTCGACGGCATTTCCCTGCCGCTGGTCGTGCTGACGACGATCCTCTCGACGCTCGCAATCGTGAGCGCGTGGACGCCAATCGACGACCGCCAGTCCCAGTTCTACGGCCTGATGCTGTTCATGGAGGCGAACCTGCTCGGCGTCTTCACGGCGCTCGACTTCTTCGTCTGGTTCGTCTTCTGGGAGGCCGTCCTCCTGCCGATGTACTTCCTCATCGGCGTCTGGGGCGGCCCGCGACGGAAGTACGCCGCGATCAAGTTCTTCGTCTACACCAACATCGCGTCGCTGGCGATGTTCATCGGCTTCATCGCCCTCGTCTTCGGCCTCGGCGACTCGGTGTCGTCGCTCGATATGCCGGCCATCGCGCAGGCGCTTCGGGCCGGTGAACTCGGTTCGCTGTACGGTATCCCCGCCGGGACGCTCCGGAGCGTCGCCTTCGTGGCGATGTTCCTCGGCTTCGCGGTGAAGGTACCCATCGTCCCGTTCCACACGTGGCTGCCGGACGCCCACGTCGAGGCGCCGTCGCCGGTGTCGGTGATGCTGGCGGGCGTCCTCCTGAAGATGGGGACCTACGCCCTGCTGCGGTTCAACTTCACGATGCTGCCGGAGACGGCGACCGCCTTCGCGGTGCCGATTGCCCTGATCGCCGTCATCAGCGTCATCTACGGCGCAATGCTCGCGCTGGCTCAACAGGATCTCAAGCGCATCGTCGCCTACTCGTCGGTGTCGTCGATGGGCTACGTCATCCTCGGGCTGATCGCCTACACGACCTACGGCGTCGGGGGCGCAACCTTCCAGATGATCGCCCACGGCCTCATCTCGGGGCTGATGTTCATGTCGGTCGGCGTCATCTACAACACGACCCACACGCGGATGGTGGGCGACATGTCCGGGATGGCCGACCGGATGCCGGTCACGACGGGTATCCTGATCGCGGGCGCGTTTGGCTACATGGGGCTACCCCTGATGGCCGGCTTCGCGGGCGAGTTCTTCATTTTCAAGGGCGCCTTCGAGTCGACGGTCACGGCCGGAATGCCCCTCTTTACCGCCGCGGCGATGTTCGGAATCGTCATCGTCGCCGGCTACCTGCTCTTGGCGATGCAGCGGACGCTCTTCGGGTCGTTCCGCCTCGAAACGGACTACGAGGTCGGGCCCGCCGCGCTCCACGAGACCGTTCCCCTCGCGATTCTCCTCGTGACGATCATCGTCCTCGGGGTCGCTCCCGACCTCTTTTTCGGGATGATCCAGGACGCGGTGAATCCGCTGCTCGATTTCGGAGGTGAGTTCTCATGA
- the nuoL gene encoding NADH-quinone oxidoreductase subunit L codes for MAAFDYAPAIVLLPFLSFVVSLGGGKYLPKGGAFGGIAATAGSLLLSAWVFLTVSNGNAYNETLYTWAAGASEETVSLTFGLLLDPLAAMMLLIVSLVSLLVHVFSLGYMNDEGETGLPRYYAGLGLFTASMLGFVVADNLLMAFMFFELVGLCSYLLIGFWFRQEGPPSAAKKAFLVTRFGDYFFLVGVVAVFATFGTAKFAGEGSFPVLAEEALAGAAEVTTFGFAPETWFTIVGLLILGGVIGKSAQFPLHTWLPDAMEGPTPVSALIHAATMVAAGVYLVARMYGFYALSPTALGIIALVGGFTALVAATMGVVKREIKQVLAYSTISQYGYMMLGLGAGGYVAATFHLLTHAFFKALLFLGAGAVIIAMHHDEDMWNMGGLKERMPVTYYTFLSGSLALAGIVPFAGFWSKDEVLYEALVHGLAGSPLLLAGYAMGLVAVFFTGFYTFRMVFLTFHGEPRTDIARDPHGVRWNVKGPLVVLGILAATVGFVNMVPVQELTGIHLEYLHDWLAHGELSALTSEHYGELLHDYAGYSAADVASYVAGAVSLALALAGAGAAHVLYNVDDPTEHTEKLGAVKTLWYNNYYQDEYQVWIAESVVLPLARLADKFDQGVVDGVVNGVSSVSLVAGSRIRRVQTGVVTNYAALLTLGLVALLVVFGLMGGWFV; via the coding sequence ATGGCGGCGTTCGATTACGCACCTGCCATCGTCTTGCTTCCCTTCCTCTCTTTTGTCGTCTCGCTCGGCGGCGGGAAATACCTCCCCAAGGGCGGCGCGTTCGGCGGTATCGCCGCCACCGCCGGCTCCCTGCTCCTGTCGGCCTGGGTCTTCCTGACCGTCAGCAACGGGAACGCCTACAACGAGACGCTCTATACGTGGGCCGCGGGCGCGAGCGAGGAGACGGTGTCGCTCACCTTCGGCCTCCTGCTCGATCCGCTGGCGGCGATGATGTTGCTCATCGTCTCGCTGGTCTCGCTTCTGGTCCACGTGTTCAGCCTCGGCTACATGAACGACGAGGGCGAGACGGGTCTGCCGCGCTACTACGCCGGCCTCGGGCTCTTCACCGCCTCCATGCTCGGGTTCGTCGTCGCCGACAACCTGCTGATGGCGTTCATGTTCTTCGAACTCGTCGGCCTCTGTTCGTATCTCCTGATCGGCTTCTGGTTCCGGCAGGAGGGGCCGCCGAGCGCCGCGAAGAAGGCCTTTCTCGTCACCCGGTTCGGGGACTACTTCTTCCTCGTCGGCGTCGTCGCCGTCTTCGCCACTTTCGGCACCGCGAAGTTCGCGGGCGAGGGGTCGTTCCCCGTCCTCGCCGAGGAGGCGTTGGCCGGCGCGGCCGAGGTGACCACCTTCGGCTTCGCGCCCGAGACGTGGTTCACCATCGTCGGCCTCCTGATCCTCGGCGGCGTCATCGGGAAGTCCGCGCAGTTCCCGCTGCATACGTGGCTCCCCGACGCCATGGAGGGTCCGACGCCCGTCTCCGCGCTCATCCACGCCGCGACGATGGTAGCGGCCGGCGTCTACCTGGTCGCGCGGATGTACGGCTTCTACGCGCTCTCGCCGACTGCGCTGGGCATCATCGCCCTCGTCGGCGGATTCACCGCCCTCGTCGCCGCGACGATGGGCGTCGTCAAGCGGGAGATCAAGCAGGTGCTCGCTTACTCCACCATCTCGCAGTACGGTTACATGATGCTGGGGCTCGGCGCCGGCGGCTACGTCGCCGCGACCTTCCACCTGCTGACCCACGCCTTCTTCAAGGCGCTCCTGTTTCTCGGCGCCGGCGCGGTCATCATCGCCATGCACCACGACGAGGACATGTGGAACATGGGTGGCCTGAAAGAGCGGATGCCCGTCACGTACTACACGTTCCTCTCGGGGTCGCTCGCGCTCGCGGGCATCGTCCCCTTCGCCGGCTTCTGGTCGAAAGACGAGGTGCTGTACGAGGCACTCGTCCACGGCCTCGCCGGCTCGCCGCTCCTGCTTGCGGGCTACGCGATGGGGCTGGTGGCCGTCTTCTTCACCGGCTTCTACACCTTCCGGATGGTGTTCCTGACGTTCCACGGCGAACCGCGGACCGACATCGCTCGGGACCCACACGGGGTGCGCTGGAACGTGAAGGGGCCGCTGGTGGTGCTCGGAATCCTCGCCGCCACCGTCGGCTTCGTCAACATGGTGCCGGTTCAGGAGCTGACCGGAATCCATCTGGAGTACCTGCACGACTGGCTCGCCCACGGCGAGTTGTCGGCGCTCACGAGCGAGCATTACGGTGAACTGCTCCACGACTACGCCGGCTATTCGGCGGCCGACGTGGCGTCCTACGTCGCGGGCGCGGTGTCGCTCGCCCTCGCCCTCGCGGGCGCCGGCGCGGCACACGTCCTCTACAACGTCGACGACCCGACCGAGCACACCGAGAAGCTCGGCGCGGTCAAGACGCTGTGGTACAACAACTACTACCAGGACGAGTATCAGGTCTGGATCGCCGAATCGGTCGTCCTGCCGCTGGCTCGGCTGGCGGATAAGTTCGACCAGGGTGTCGTCGACGGCGTCGTCAACGGCGTCTCCTCGGTGAGCCTGGTCGCCGGAAGCCGGATTCGACGCGTTCAGACCGGCGTCGTGACCAACTACGCCGCGCTCCTCACCCTCGGGCTGGTGGCGTTGCTCGTCGTCTTCGGACTGATGGGAGGGTGGTTCGTATGA
- the nuoK gene encoding NADH-quinone oxidoreductase subunit NuoK, producing the protein MVPVQWYLLLAAAVFCIGLFGILTRQNALLFLMSVELMLNAANINLVAFSAYWGNVTGQTFSLFTMALAAAEVAVGIGIILVMYRNFGDVDVTIAKEMRW; encoded by the coding sequence ATGGTTCCGGTCCAGTGGTATCTCCTGCTCGCCGCGGCGGTGTTCTGCATCGGGCTGTTCGGCATCCTGACCCGGCAGAACGCCCTCCTGTTCCTGATGTCGGTCGAGCTTATGCTGAACGCGGCCAACATCAACCTCGTGGCGTTCTCGGCGTACTGGGGCAACGTCACCGGCCAGACGTTCAGCCTCTTTACCATGGCGCTGGCCGCCGCGGAGGTCGCGGTCGGCATCGGCATCATCCTCGTGATGTATCGCAACTTCGGCGACGTGGACGTGACGATAGCCAAGGAGATGAGGTGGTAA
- a CDS encoding NADH-quinone oxidoreductase subunit J translates to MVYETIAFALFALITLGCSLGVVLVEDVWHSALLLGGALLSVAVHYVMMQAEFLAAMQILVYVGGVLILITFAVMLTKPTSAAESTSTTEVRET, encoded by the coding sequence ATGGTGTATGAAACGATCGCGTTCGCGCTGTTCGCCCTGATCACACTGGGCTGCAGCCTGGGCGTCGTCCTGGTCGAGGACGTGTGGCACTCCGCACTCCTCCTCGGCGGCGCCCTGTTGAGCGTCGCGGTACATTACGTGATGATGCAGGCGGAGTTTCTCGCCGCCATGCAGATCCTCGTCTACGTAGGCGGGGTGCTCATCCTCATTACGTTCGCCGTGATGCTCACGAAACCGACCTCGGCAGCGGAATCGACATCGACAACGGAGGTGCGGGAGACGTGA
- a CDS encoding NuoI/complex I 23 kDa subunit family protein: protein MIGILKGMAVTMKHALDGKTFTVEYPDVAPEVSPRFRGVHKFSQERCIWCRQCENVCPNDTIQIVQDDQRNGEQYNLHIGQCIYCRLCEEVCPVDAILLTQNFEFTADTKDDFVYNKEQLKNVPWYKGIDPLESRNPDRSAWIGEGDGEIDYQ from the coding sequence ATGATTGGAATTCTCAAAGGCATGGCGGTGACGATGAAACACGCGCTGGACGGGAAGACGTTCACCGTCGAGTATCCCGACGTGGCGCCGGAAGTGAGTCCGCGGTTCCGCGGCGTTCACAAGTTCAGCCAGGAGCGCTGTATCTGGTGTCGGCAGTGCGAAAACGTCTGTCCGAACGACACGATCCAGATCGTGCAGGACGACCAGCGCAACGGCGAACAGTACAACCTCCACATCGGCCAGTGCATCTACTGTCGGCTCTGTGAGGAGGTCTGTCCGGTGGACGCCATCCTGCTGACCCAGAACTTCGAGTTCACGGCGGACACCAAAGACGACTTCGTCTACAACAAAGAGCAGTTGAAAAACGTCCCGTGGTACAAGGGGATCGACCCGCTCGAATCCCGTAACCCGGACCGCAGCGCGTGGATCGGCGAAGGCGACGGGGAGATCGACTACCAGTAA